The following DNA comes from Lemur catta isolate mLemCat1 chromosome 19, mLemCat1.pri, whole genome shotgun sequence.
aaattatgttaagtgatataagccaggcacagaaagataaatactacatATTCTTACTCATATGCGAAAGCTAAAATGTTGACTTCATAgcagtagagagtagaatagtgtgACTGTTAGAGGTAGGGAAGAGTGCatggcggggaggggaggatagtcaaaggttggttaatggatacaaaagtaCAGCTCAttaggaggagtaagttctagcATTCTACAGCACTGTaaggtgactataattaacagcaatttagtgtttattttcaaatagctagaataGCAAATTTGGAAggttcccaaaacaaagaaatgataaatgtttgaggtgatggataagcTAAGTatactgatttgatcattacacactgtatatAGATACTGAAATATcagtgtaccccataaatatgtacaattatgtgtcatttaaaaataatgataaaagcatATCAAGATTCAAGCGCCTCTTACAACCTTTCTCACAGTCTTCGCATTTGTATGGTTTTTCCCCACTCTGGTCTCTTTGTTGGTCTTTAAGGTATGAACTATGCACAAAGCTCTTCCCACAGTCCTCACATTTGAATGGTTTCTCTCTGCTGTGGAGTCTCTGATGCGTTAGGTGAGTTGAGGCCCATCTGAAGTCCTTCCCACACTCCTCACATTTGTATggcttttctccagtgtgaactctctgATGGGAATGAAGTTTTGAATTCTCAGTAAATCtcttgccacattcttcacatctGAATGGTTTTTCTCCACTATGGAGTCTCTTATGTCTCAAAATACCTGAGGCCCAGCTAAAActcttcccacattccttacaatTATAAGGTCTCTCTCCCGTGTGGACTCTCTGGTGCAAGTCAAGATTAAATTTGCTAATGTAGCCCTTTCCACATTTCTTACATTTGTATGACTTTTCTACACTATGGGCTCTGTGATGGGAATAGCGTCGTGAATTCGTATAAAATCCCTTCCCACGTTCAAATGGTGTTTCTCCAGTATGGATACGCTGATGTCGCGATAGACTTGAGGACCATCTGAAGCTCTTCCCACATTCTTTACAAttatatggtttctctcctgtgtggtACATATGATGCTTATAAAGATCTTGCCTACAAATGAAGCCTTTTCCACACTCCTCACAATTGTATGGTTTCTCTCCTATGTGGACCACACAATGATTATTAAATGCTGATCGCTGGCCAAAGCTATTAATGTTATCACATATATCATATCTGAATGGTTTCTCTCGCATGTGAACCATGGAATGTCTATTAAGATTTGATCGACTACAGAAGCTCTTACCACATATATCACATTTGAATGGTTTCTCCCCAATATGGATTCTCTGATGTTCCTGAAGCTGTGAATCGTGAATGAAGGCCTTTCCACATTTCTCACAATTATAAGGTTTCTCTCCTTTGTGCAATCTGCAATGAACATAAAGTCCTGATCTACGACTGAAGCCTTTGCCACACTGCTCACATTTgaatggtttctctccagtgtgaacttTCTGATGAGTTTGCAGATGTGAGTTCTGACTGAATTCTTTACCACACACATCACACTTATAGCATTTCTCTCCCATGTGGACTCTCTGATGAATACGAAGAGCTGATCTGTAGCAGAAACTCTTTCCACACTCATTACATGTATGAGACTTCTTTCTTGAGTGTAATTGCTGCTGAAGATCAAAGACAAAAACATCACTGAAGAATTGTTTACGTTCTTTATGCTGGTAAGTTTTCTGTCCTATGTGAATAAGAGATAGTCCTGCCTCAGTCTGGTAGGGGACATCACCTTGTTTGGAGAACTGAGAGCTATTTATCATGGAGTCTTGAGACCTGGTTAAGTCACTTGCAATTTGTTCCCAGATCTGCTGGCAGGAAAACTCTTCACGCACTCCTGCTTCTGGAACAGTCTCCATCTCAGTTTGGACCTTGCCTACTATAAGgacacaaaattattaataaaagagtaGATAAATGAACCCTCTGTTTGCTGTTATCAAGATTTCACATTTAGAACATGGCATGAAACTTTAATGAATACAGAGAATGTGCAGTTTGTGTTTTCCAAGCACGACACATTCTGTGGTTTGCATGAGACCAATTTAGAACCATACCAAGTCTGATATTTGAAATATGTGGTAGAAATAAAAGActgtatttaaagaattaataatatGATACATACGGTTAACCTGTTTCTATTTCACTAATTTCCTAGTGTAAAACCTTGCATGGTAAATTATGTAACTCATAAAATCTGAATCAAAAGGAACTTTAAGGGTAGGAGGGCTTCAAGATGGCTTACTAAGGAACCCAGCACTTGGCTccacaaagaaaaagcaaaatagtgCGTAGATAATAACACATCGAATAGCATCTAAGAGAGATCATTGGAATTCAGCAGAGAGGTGACAGGAAACACAGGAGGCATGGAAGGAGAGTGAAGCAAGGCAGCCGTCCTGGCTATCATCGGCTGACAGCCCAGGGAGGCTCCCCAGTGCTAGAGAAGGTTAAGTGAGAGCTCTCCAGTGGTTTACGTTCCCACCATGGACTCCTGCAATTCTACCTATGGGAGAACCCTCAACCCTCATATCCCCTGAGGACAGTATAGTGAATTGCCTGGGGTCCCTGCAATGGCActgctccagagagggagctcACACGGGGTCCCACACAATTTCAGAGATTCAAGCAGCTGCATGATGGCACTATCTTgagagccccacccccaccagactGCATCTTGCCCTGGGATCCAGCAGCCCCTGTATCTCCATATCCCTGGAGCCCCACTGACATCATCCCATGATTACCCAGAGGGTTGCAACAGAGCAACACCAGTTGGACTCAACAGTACGGCAAGTCCCCAGCACTCTAGGCCATACAGTGCGTGTCCTACACTCTGGGGAACAGGGTTGGGGGGTACAGCACACTGGGGAGGCTGCCCCCCATACAAAGGGAACCAAAGTATGCACTCAGAAGATCATGAAATCTGCCTGCCTGGGGCAGCTGCCAACTAACAGCAACCCTGCCCCCCAACAGCAGGGCTGCAGCATACTTGTGTGTGCCCTCAGGAAAGAGTTTCCCTGTGTTCTGCTGCTATTGCCTCTGCCACTGAGGGATGCTCCCTAGAGGCTTGGGGCCTGGGGAATGTTCTGCACCACCCACCACAGCCTATGCCCATGTGGGCCTTAGGACAAGCCTGCTTCGCTCAGTGCCACCTCTCCTAGTACCCAAGCATGCCATCCTGGGGCCTAGGGATTGCCCAGTGCCATGTGTTGCCTCATGCAAAAACAAGAGATCTGACAAAAACCCAGGCTGTCTGCCACTGGTGTAGCACACTATTTGGGGCCCTAGGGATAACCCTGTTCCCTCTTCCAAAGCCTACACCTGTACACACCACTGAAAAGCCTCCTGGCACCATGGCCCCCACTGCCCTAAGCACACTGCCTAGGGACACTGGGATTGTCCTGTCACATTGGTTGCACTAGGAGAGACCACACACCATCAAGGGACCTAACAATAGGCCCACAACATCTGCTGCAGGCAAACAAACACATCATCCGGAGGCTTGGGGACTGCACACACTAACTACCACACTGGCATCCACAAACTCTTCCTTGTGGCCAGAGCATGGGCCCACCCAGTCTGCTGCAACTACCACTGCTGGCACTCACCTGCATGTGCCACCTGGGGGCCTGTAGACTGGGCCACAcagcccactgctgccaccactaACACCAGTGCATGTAGCCTAAGAGCTTGATCCTACCACCATCCCACCACCATTACTGCTATCACTGGGGCCATGAATGCCACCCAAGAACTTAATGACCCACCCACCACCCAGCTCACAGCTGCCACTGCTGGCACCCAAGCAAGTTGCCTGGAAGCCCAAGAAGTGGACTGCCTGGACCTGCCAACACTGGTGCCACACATGCCACTCAAGGCCCACGGACAGACTCTGCTACCGCTAGGGATTGAGGACAGACCCACCTGGCATCCCCTACTCCAGCAGAGCCTCACCACATCCTCCACTAACAACCACAGGCTAAGCCCCCAAGGAAATTATAGACACCAATGACTCAGTTcatagccaaagaaatcatacagaaaCTGTACTACTGCATACACTCAGATGCAAAGCCAAAGTGCCCTACCTGACAAACACCAAAGACATTCCTATGGGAAAAATTCTTCCTGTATGAAAGCCAATctaaaaaattggaagaagtgaTTATTACATCAGATGTGCAGATTATcaatttaagaatgaaataaacataaaaaagcagGGAAATAggacacctccaaaggaacacaataattctgtAACAAGAGAttccaatgaaaaaaaatttatgaaatgctgtaaaattaaaataatattcaaaataatattaaagaaactcACTGAGATACACAAGAacacagacaaacaaaacaaagaaatcagaCAAGAAATTCAGGATAGGAATGAGATATTCAgcagagataaatataaaaaaaaaacaaacacaaaacctggaactgaagaattcaatgaatgaaataaaaaatacaattgagagCTTCAATAGtggactagatcaagcagaagaaacaatTTCAAAACTTGAAGAAAAGTCTTTGAACAtaacccagtcagacaaaaaagagaacaaaagaaaaagaaaaaaaaaaaatgaagaaagcctatgaGACTTTTTGGATGCCATAAAGTGACTAATATTCAAATTTTTGGTGTTCAAGAAGGTTAAGAGAAAGGCAAAAGCATAGAAAACCTAAAGAATAGCTGGAAAATTCCCAATTATACTGAGAAATTTAGACATTATGATACAAGAAGCTCAGGGATGCCCACATGGATACAACCCAAAAAAGTCTTCTCCAAGGCACCTTATAGTCCAATTGTCAGAAATCAAAGACAAatagagaattctaaaaacaagaagagaaaagtaTCCAGTCATATATAAGGGAACCCACAGCAGAGCAAGAGCATAGATTTCTCAGCAGACACCTTCTAGGCCAGCAGAGAATGAAATAGTGTagtcaaaatgctgaaagaaaaaaaatttgcaagcAAGAATACTATACCTAGCAATGCTatacttcaaaaatgaaggaaaaataaagttacagGGAAGGCATGTTGTTCAGTGTGGTCATAAAAATCATACTTAGTCATTTCCATGGGATGTGGGTCAACTGCTCACACATAAAAATGCAAGCACAATGCAGGAACTTATGAAAGTTGGAATTGTATAGGCAGCCATTTGAACACAAAAACACATTCTGCAGTATCTCTTTTTCAGTCTAGTTTGTGTATAACTTATTAGCTATCTCAATGATTCCTGGAGAGAGTGAAGTCCCCCCTCATCCATTAACTCTTTCATCAAGTTAATGAATATTTAGATATCTGTTAAGTAAGTTGCTGCCTTTGAGGATGTAGAAAGGGAAATAAGAAACAAGGAATACGAGCAGTCCCTAGGTATTGGTAAACCAAAGTGAAGCCTTCTCCCTAAGAGcatccagaaaaaaacaaagccctACAAACACCTTGATTTTCGCAGTGAGAAGTGTCTGATTTCAAGCCTAAAGaacagaaagataataaatttttgttgtttcaccTGCTGAGTCTGTGGTAATTGGTAATCAGCAACAAGCGATGCTGTGATACAGTGTCCTTATCAGGACAGGGAAACAACAGGAAGGACAACGTGTCCGAAAATGACACAGGTAGAGGGAGAGGACAGATGTAATCAAAGAGGCAGTAAGGGACAAAGAGCAGACCACAAGGTCACTAAAAGGCAATTAAGAAGTTTTTACTAATAAAAATCAGAAGTCATAAAGGCTTTTGAGCCCAGCAATGGCAATCTGACTTGCATTTCCTAAGGATCATTTTGGCTGCTACGCAGAGAACAGAAAGGCAACCAGCTGGGAAGGCAGTTGTTACAAGCTGGGAAAGAGGTTAGACAACTTAGACCAGGACAGGGGAAATGAGAATGGACAGAAGTAAACAGACAGAAGAGTCAGAAACAATAACATACAGTTGCTTGGTTCTTACCTAAATTCCCTTCTCTATGGGTTGCTGCCTTCATCATCCAAAACTTTTCTTCCCTTAGGATGTGGAATGTATCTCGTGGGAATGGTTGATGCTCTGTGAACATGCAAAATACATGCTTAATCCCAACACATTCTAAGTAAAAGCCAGCTAAAATTTACCAGAAATTTAAATTCCGACTGCATACTCAAACATCCCAGGATAAAAAGTCAGTCCTGAGACCCGATGTTCCATTACATAGGGCACCTGTCCTCACCCACTGAGAGCAGGTTCCTGaagttctccagcatcacatctTGGTACAATTTCCTCTGGGCAGGGTCCAGCAGACCCAGCTCCTCCTCAGTGAAGACCACAGCCACATCCTTGAATGTCACTGCCTCCTACAACATCCGACATACATAATTTCAATCTTATGACCAATGATTGCTGGGAGAGAGGCAGCACTGCGCAGGCAGAAGGGATGGGTGTGAAGGTGTTCTGAATGTTGAAAGACATAGGTCAATGCATAGATTTCCCACTCATTCTATCTGTATCCTCACAATGACACACACTGATTTTCTTGAGCTCCACCAGAAGTGAAATAATGAAAGAGAAGTCCTGTACTTTTACTTTATGCACTCACAGAGTCTACTTGGGAGTAACCCTCTAGGGATCTAAATGTTGCGTTTCTGGCTACACGTATTCAGGTTTTAATGAATCTTGCCAATTGCCAACACATAGCAATGAAGTCCCAACTGTACTTGATAATGTTCATTATCTTCCTCTTTCAAATTTGAACCCTGGGTGCTACCATTTTTAATACGTGGCAAACTAACAAACTTATGGTGACCTTCGTGGGACAGCTATGCAGTGGTTCCTCTGTACACTCAAGGCACAAACTACAAGTTAAAGTAGTGAGATGGAATTGTAACAAGAGAAGCAAGCCTTACTTACCTTGAATGTTGTCATTTTTCCTCCTACTTTGGGGAATTTGCACAGTCCTGAGTTATACAGTTCCTGGGAAGTCAGAATCATGCCTGCAAAGTACCACAGAAGGCAGAAAGAGACGTGAAAGGGTGGCCAAGGATGCTGCCCACCTACATAGATGTGTATCGTGCATTAGCACGTGAgtgctcacagcagcattattcacaatgacTCAAACTGCAAACAACTAAAATATCCTCCTATGGGTATACAGATagacaaattgtggcatatccatacaacgGAACGTTATTCAGCtattaaaaggaatgaagggCTGAgtcatgctacaacatgcatgaagACTGGAAACATGTGAAACGAAGGaactcagcaacaaaaaacaCCACAGAtggtatgactccatttatatgaaatgcccagaacaaAGAGAGAAGGTACATTACTTGTTGATGGGGTTTGGAGTGAGAATGAGAATTGTAAATGTGCACAAGGAGTCCAATTAGGAGACAAAATTATCTAAAttggattatggtgatggttactCCACTTCACAAAATTCCTAAAGTTCAATAAATTGTACACATGAAATGGGTAAATGCTATGATATGTAAAATGCACTTgaataaagttggaaaaaataattgttaatctATATGCCATTTAACTCATCAAGACTCAAATCTGAGTCCAAgtgataaaatataattgaacaaatgaatgaataaatggggaGAAGTGGAAGCTCATCTTTACAGCAGAATGCCCACTAATAATATATCTCCCCATTAGAAactttattagtattatttttttgttttgagacagggtcttctcaccagggatagagtgcagtggtgtcatcatagctcactgcaagctcagactcctgggttccagtgattGTTCTGCTTTAGTCTCCtgagtacctgagactacagAAGCACGCCAttacacctggttaatttttttattttagagacaaagtcttgctattgctcaggctggtgtcaaactcctggcctcaagtaatcctcctgcctcagactctcaaagtgttaggattagaggcATAAGCTACTGCTCCTGGCCAAAACTTTTTTATCCTCTT
Coding sequences within:
- the LOC123624003 gene encoding zinc finger protein 284-like isoform X1, which produces MILTSQELYNSGLCKFPKVGGKMTTFKEAVTFKDVAVVFTEEELGLLDPAQRKLYQDVMLENFRNLLSVEHQPFPRDTFHILREEKFWMMKAATHREGNLVGKVQTEMETVPEAGVREEFSCQQIWEQIASDLTRSQDSMINSSQFSKQGDVPYQTEAGLSLIHIGQKTYQHKERKQFFSDVFVFDLQQQLHSRKKSHTCNECGKSFCYRSALRIHQRVHMGEKCYKCDVCGKEFSQNSHLQTHQKVHTGEKPFKCEQCGKGFSRRSGLYVHCRLHKGEKPYNCEKCGKAFIHDSQLQEHQRIHIGEKPFKCDICGKSFCSRSNLNRHSMVHMREKPFRYDICDNINSFGQRSAFNNHCVVHIGEKPYNCEECGKGFICRQDLYKHHMYHTGEKPYNCKECGKSFRWSSSLSRHQRIHTGETPFERGKGFYTNSRRYSHHRAHSVEKSYKCKKCGKGYISKFNLDLHQRVHTGERPYNCKECGKSFSWASGILRHKRLHSGEKPFRCEECGKRFTENSKLHSHQRVHTGEKPYKCEECGKDFRWASTHLTHQRLHSREKPFKCEDCGKSFVHSSYLKDQQRDQSGEKPYKCEDCEKGCKRRLNLDMLLSLFLNDT
- the LOC123624003 gene encoding zinc finger protein 284-like isoform X2, which encodes MMKAATHREGNLVGKVQTEMETVPEAGVREEFSCQQIWEQIASDLTRSQDSMINSSQFSKQGDVPYQTEAGLSLIHIGQKTYQHKERKQFFSDVFVFDLQQQLHSRKKSHTCNECGKSFCYRSALRIHQRVHMGEKCYKCDVCGKEFSQNSHLQTHQKVHTGEKPFKCEQCGKGFSRRSGLYVHCRLHKGEKPYNCEKCGKAFIHDSQLQEHQRIHIGEKPFKCDICGKSFCSRSNLNRHSMVHMREKPFRYDICDNINSFGQRSAFNNHCVVHIGEKPYNCEECGKGFICRQDLYKHHMYHTGEKPYNCKECGKSFRWSSSLSRHQRIHTGETPFERGKGFYTNSRRYSHHRAHSVEKSYKCKKCGKGYISKFNLDLHQRVHTGERPYNCKECGKSFSWASGILRHKRLHSGEKPFRCEECGKRFTENSKLHSHQRVHTGEKPYKCEECGKDFRWASTHLTHQRLHSREKPFKCEDCGKSFVHSSYLKDQQRDQSGEKPYKCEDCEKGCKRRLNLDMLLSLFLNDT